In one window of Candidatus Methylomirabilota bacterium DNA:
- a CDS encoding PhoH family protein: MRPETKVSLPIGEEIQQLFGRKDEVRKLIEEALQIKLVARNGLVSIQGEASDVAVGEQVVSELISQLTRGERVTPQDVKLALRLFIKKEEEEFKRIQGELIEVSSKKRPVRPKGPGQRWYIEAIRHHDIVFAIGPAGTGKTYLAMAMAVSALLKHEVNRIILTRPAVEAGEKLGFLPGTLYDKINPYLRPLYDALYDMIELERVTRLIEMGTIEIAPLAFMRGRTLNDSFIVLDEAQNTTSEQMKMFLTRLGFGSKTVITGDITQVDLPTGRLSGLIEVQRILKGIEGIKFAYLGEEDVVRHELVQQIVRAYELYQTSTLPAGGR; the protein is encoded by the coding sequence ATTCGACCGGAAACGAAGGTCTCCTTACCCATCGGGGAAGAGATCCAGCAACTGTTTGGTCGTAAGGACGAGGTCAGGAAGCTCATCGAAGAGGCGTTGCAGATCAAACTGGTTGCCCGAAACGGCCTCGTGAGCATCCAGGGTGAGGCGTCAGATGTGGCGGTGGGGGAGCAGGTCGTATCGGAGCTGATCTCGCAACTGACGCGCGGCGAGCGCGTGACGCCACAGGACGTGAAGCTGGCCCTTCGGCTTTTCATCAAGAAAGAGGAGGAGGAGTTCAAGCGGATCCAGGGTGAATTGATCGAGGTATCGTCAAAGAAGCGGCCGGTTCGACCGAAGGGTCCCGGCCAGCGATGGTACATCGAGGCCATCCGCCACCACGATATCGTCTTTGCCATCGGGCCGGCCGGAACCGGTAAGACCTATCTGGCCATGGCGATGGCTGTGTCGGCTCTCTTGAAGCACGAGGTCAACAGGATCATTCTGACCCGGCCCGCCGTGGAGGCGGGGGAAAAGTTGGGGTTCCTTCCTGGCACGCTCTACGACAAGATTAACCCCTATCTTCGACCCCTGTACGATGCGCTCTACGACATGATCGAGCTGGAACGTGTTACCCGTCTGATCGAGATGGGCACCATCGAGATCGCCCCGTTGGCCTTCATGCGAGGCCGGACCCTGAACGATTCGTTCATTGTATTGGACGAGGCCCAGAACACAACCTCGGAGCAGATGAAGATGTTTCTGACACGCCTTGGTTTCGGTTCAAAGACCGTTATCACGGGAGACATCACCCAGGTCGATCTACCTACCGGCAGACTGTCCGGCCTGATCGAGGTACAGCGCATTCTGAAAGGGATCGAAGGGATCAAGTTCGCCTATCTCGGCGAGGAGGACGTGGTGCGACACGAGTTGGTGCAGCAGATTGTCAGGGCCTATGAACTGTACCAGACCTCCACGTTACCAGCCGGGGGGCGATAG